One part of the Parambassis ranga chromosome 8, fParRan2.1, whole genome shotgun sequence genome encodes these proteins:
- the tmem205 gene encoding transmembrane protein 205 encodes MATEGEPTDLVKVLHLLVLSFSWGMQVWVSFIAGFALVRQVTRHTFSLVQSKLFPFYFYSLLGSSFISLAVFAVYHPRELLDWHESVQMALYFVALITAGLNAQWFGPTVTEVMLEMRDVEQEHGLGKEVGLGSQKEGYAKLKEQDPKYKAQKRRFGKYHGLSSLCNLIGFICTTTNLIYTALNLSTI; translated from the exons atggcaacagagggTGAGCCAACAGATTTGGTCAAAGTGCTCCACCTCCTCGTTCTTTCCTTCTCCTGGGGCATGCAGGTCTGGGTTTCCTTCATCGCAG GGTTTGCACTGGTGCGGCAGGTAACGCGGCACACCTTCAGCCTGGTGCAGAGTAAGCTCTTCCCTTTCTACTTCTACTCCTTGTTGggaagcagcttcatcagcctggctgtgtttgctgtgtacCACCCCAGAGAGCTGCTGGACTGGCATGAGAGCGTGCAG ATGGCTCTTTACTTCGTGGCGCTGATCACAGCGGGTCTGAACGCCCAGTGGTTTGGCCCCACAGTCACTGAGGTGATGTTAGAGATGAGGGATGTGGAGCAGGAGCATGGCCTGGGAAAGGAGGTCGGACTGGGCAGCCAGAAGGAGGGTTACGCCAAGCTCAAAGAGCAGGACCCCAAATACAAAGCCCAGAAGCGCAGGTTCGGCAAATACCATGGGCTTTCCAGCCTCTGCAACCTGATCGGGTTCATCTGCACCACAACTAATCTGATCTACACAGCCCTGAACCTATCCACCATTTAG
- the tlcd4b gene encoding TLC domain-containing protein 4-B, whose translation METRELTVVAGSFVGFQLLFSVASPRLSFAITPGYGRLPPTKLTEWNSRLVSTVHALIVGLFCLYILWFDDEVNANPVWGDPNLVKLNVAITCGYLLYDLVLLACNWSTMGDSFFVCHHLAALYAYGYVLTRGVLPYFANFRLISELSTPFVNQRWFYETLKYPRSHRLVVFNGVAMSVVFFLVRIAVMPSYWASVFATFGTPEFDRLGLGAQVAWITSCIALDILNTIWMYKIARGCYKVLTGRGGPKVKEGAASPSDKKHINNHTD comes from the exons ATGGAGACAAGAGAGTTGACCGTGGTAGCTGGCAGCTTTGTGGGTTTCCAGCTTCTCTTCTCAGTGGCCAGCCCGCGGCTCTCCTTCGCCATCACACCAGGTTATGGACGGCTGCCTCCCACCAAGCTCACCGAGTGGAACTCCAG gtTGGTGTCCACGGTGCACGCCTTGATCGTGGGCCTTTTCTGTTTATACATCCTGTGGTTTGACGATGAGGTCAACGCCAACCCGGTCTG GGGTGACCCGAATCTGGTCAAACTAAATGTAGCCATAACGTGTGGTTACCTACTTTATG ACCTTGTGCTGCTGGCTTGTAACTGGAGCACTATGGGCGACAGCTTTTTTGTCTGCCACCACTTGGCGGCGCTCTATGCCTATGGATATGTGCTG ACGCGTGGTGTGCTTCCCTACTTTGCCAATTTTCGTCTCATTTCAGAGCTGTCCACTCCATTTGTGAACCAAAG gtggttctATGAAACATTAAAGTACCCCCGCTCACACCGGCTGGTGGTATTTAACGGCGTCGCCATGTCGGTAGTGTTCTTCCTCGTGCGCATTGCCGTCATGCCGTCCTACTGGGCCAGCGTGTTCGCCACTTTTGGCACTCCGGAGTTTGATCGGCTGGGTTTGGGCGCCCAGGTGGCCTGGATCACCTCCTGCATCGCCCTGGACATCTTAAACACTATTTGGATGTATAAGATCGCACGCGGCTGCTACAAGGTCCTGACAGGGAGAGGAGGACCGAAGGTGAAGGAAGGAGCGGCGTCTCCGTCTGACAAGAAGCACATCAAcaaccacacagactga
- the cnn1b gene encoding calponin-1: MTTHFRSGPAFGLSAEVKSKLAGKYDPHKEEELRLWIEDLTGKRMGDSFMESLKDGVLLCELINVLQPGSVKKINHSSQNWHQLENIGNFVRSITEFGLKPHDIFEANDLFENVNHTQVQCTLIALAGMAKSKGFHSKYDLGVKYAEKQQRRFAPEKLREGRNIIGLQMGTNQLASQKGMTSYGTRRHLYDAKIGMEKPQDRSTISLQMGTNKGASQSGMTAPGTRRHIFDRKLNLENCDTSTISLQMGTNKVASQQGMTTYGLPRQVFDGKYCTNPAEMYYDNGSEVEFDGYNQYSD, encoded by the exons ATGACAACACACTTCAGGAGCGGCCCAGCCTTCGGACTGTCTGCCGAGGTCAAGAGTAAG CTGGCAGGAAAGTACGACCCGCataaggaggaggagctgaggctcTGGATTGAGGATCTGACCGGTAAAAGGATGGGGGACAGCTTCATGGAGAGCCTGAAAGATGGAGTCCTGCTGTGCGA GCTCATCAACGTCCTGCAGCCAGGCTCTGTGAAAAAGATCAACCACTCCAGTCAGAACTGGCACCAG CTGGAAAACATCGGGAACTTTGTACGTTCCATCACAGAGTTCGGCCTGAAGCCACATGACATCTTTGAGGCCAACGATCTGTTTGAGAATGTCAACCACACTCAGGTCCAGTGCACGCTCATCGCCCTGGCTGGAAtg GCCAAGTCCAAAGGTTTCCACTCCAAGTATGATTTAGGAGTGAAGTACGCCGAGAAACAGCAGCGACGCTTCGCGCCCGAGAAGCTCAGGGAGGGACGGAACATCATCGGACTACAG ATGGGCACCAACCAGCTGGCAAGTCAGAAGGGCATGACCTCTTATGGGACACGACGTCACCTGTACGACGCCAAGATCGGCATGGAAAAGCCTCAAGACCGATCTACCATCAGCCTACAGATGGGCACCAACAAGGGAGCGAGCCAG TCTGGCATGACAGCTCCAGGGACCAGGAGGCACATCTTTGACAGGAAGCTGAACCTGGAGAACTGCGACACCTCCACCATCTCTCTGCAGATGGGCACCAACAAGGTGGCGTCTCAGCAGGGCATGACCACCTACGGCCTGCCGCGCCAGGTCTTCGACGGCAAGTACTGCACCAACCCCGCGGAGATGTACTATGACAACGGGAGCGAGGTGGAGTTTGACGGCTACAACCAGTACTCTGACTAA